Proteins found in one Enterococcus sp. 9D6_DIV0238 genomic segment:
- a CDS encoding 3-oxoacyl-[acyl-carrier-protein] synthase III C-terminal domain-containing protein, protein MKFTIVGSGRHLPERVVLSTEVDQHFNLEPGETQRRTGIAKRHFYDEGTSKLAAKAVTAALNDAQLTYQDLDLLICASGTFEQPIPCTASLIAEHFLAEDHPIPCFDVNATCLSFISACEIAQSFLTTGRYSTILIVSAEAGDDALDPEEFESSALIGNASAAFIFSTAKQPKAQYDVEVLGARFMTYPEYAHAAEIKAGGSADFIPENEQDRYFHMDGFELIKAMRRKLPDFLSDLLAEAQVEIKAIDFVVPHQASGPGMKIAGRLAKFSDKQLINIIEETGNTIAASIPFTFEYLLKREEEFKEKIVLLLGTGAGMSIGGQLLRISRR, encoded by the coding sequence CAGGCCGTCATTTGCCTGAAAGAGTCGTTTTATCGACAGAAGTCGATCAGCATTTCAATTTAGAACCAGGAGAAACACAACGCAGAACAGGTATTGCCAAACGTCATTTTTATGATGAAGGAACATCAAAGTTAGCGGCAAAAGCAGTGACTGCGGCTCTAAATGATGCACAATTGACGTATCAGGACTTAGATCTTTTGATTTGTGCGTCAGGTACATTTGAGCAGCCAATTCCGTGTACAGCGAGTTTAATTGCAGAACACTTTTTAGCAGAGGATCATCCGATTCCGTGCTTTGATGTTAATGCCACCTGCTTAAGCTTCATCAGCGCTTGTGAAATAGCACAGTCATTTCTTACAACTGGCAGATACTCGACTATTTTAATCGTTTCTGCGGAAGCTGGTGATGATGCTCTAGATCCAGAAGAGTTTGAGAGCAGTGCTTTAATCGGAAATGCGAGCGCAGCGTTTATTTTTTCTACAGCTAAGCAGCCCAAAGCACAGTATGATGTTGAGGTTTTAGGCGCAAGGTTTATGACCTATCCTGAATATGCTCATGCAGCAGAGATCAAAGCTGGAGGAAGCGCTGATTTTATTCCTGAAAATGAGCAAGACCGCTATTTCCATATGGACGGTTTTGAATTGATCAAAGCGATGCGCCGTAAATTGCCGGATTTTTTAAGTGATCTTTTAGCAGAAGCTCAAGTGGAGATAAAAGCTATCGATTTTGTTGTGCCGCATCAAGCGAGTGGTCCTGGTATGAAGATCGCTGGCCGGTTGGCTAAATTTTCAGATAAGCAGCTAATCAATATCATTGAAGAAACTGGAAACACGATTGCAGCTTCAATTCCATTCACCTTCGAGTATTTGTTGAAACGAGAAGAAGAATTTAAAGAAAAGATTGTTCTACTTCTAGGAACAGGGGCAGGAATGTCGATCGGCGGACAGTTACTAAGGATCAGTCGCCGATGA
- a CDS encoding ATP-grasp domain-containing protein, with protein MRIALSGGRSPLALFFGKKLKQQGHEIFMLEHLSPTFATYSSIFTKVQVVASPVFHWETFRMEVLNFLEVTDIELFLPINEETLYYGLLQEEIRALGTTFLIGSQDLLEKLHNKLDFINWCKDIGLTAPKTELYQGHSIDFSSQLLKPVYSRFGQSVITSEIELVQKQPKAKMIVQEKIVGQQICVSLIIRESRLISYCAYDTNLGIENYASITYIPFEHATLTQIVKRLSENLGDQGIFSFDFMFDGENFFSIECNPRLTFGSILDSQRILAGLLEENGSSLSEVNQTHYGIKLLWLGKILYHREWRKTFRLYRQSRDVLAEAFDWQTWLWMPWVLMSYFIKARKRKLSITDYVVHDISYPYQQSSKGEME; from the coding sequence ATGCGGATCGCATTATCAGGCGGGCGTTCTCCGTTAGCCCTTTTTTTCGGGAAGAAACTGAAGCAACAAGGTCATGAGATCTTTATGCTGGAACATCTTTCACCGACTTTTGCAACGTATTCATCTATTTTTACGAAAGTTCAAGTGGTTGCTTCACCTGTATTTCATTGGGAAACTTTTCGAATGGAAGTTTTGAACTTTCTAGAAGTGACTGATATCGAGTTATTTTTGCCAATCAATGAAGAGACGCTTTACTATGGACTGCTTCAAGAGGAAATTCGAGCGCTGGGAACGACATTTTTGATTGGTTCTCAGGACCTATTGGAAAAGTTACACAATAAATTAGATTTTATCAACTGGTGTAAAGATATTGGTTTAACTGCTCCAAAAACTGAATTGTATCAAGGGCATTCGATTGACTTTTCCAGTCAATTATTAAAACCTGTGTATTCTCGCTTTGGTCAATCAGTCATAACTTCGGAGATTGAGCTTGTCCAAAAGCAACCAAAGGCTAAAATGATTGTCCAAGAAAAAATCGTTGGTCAGCAGATTTGTGTTTCATTGATAATTCGAGAAAGTCGCTTGATTTCATATTGTGCATATGATACCAATTTAGGAATAGAAAATTATGCCAGTATCACGTATATTCCATTTGAACATGCTACATTGACCCAAATCGTCAAACGGTTAAGCGAAAATTTAGGGGATCAAGGGATTTTTAGCTTTGACTTTATGTTTGATGGAGAAAATTTTTTTTCGATCGAGTGTAATCCGCGCCTGACATTCGGCTCAATATTGGACAGTCAGCGGATTCTGGCAGGTCTTCTAGAAGAAAATGGCAGCAGTTTATCAGAGGTGAATCAGACACATTATGGAATCAAACTGCTTTGGTTGGGGAAAATACTTTATCATCGTGAATGGAGAAAAACTTTCAGGCTATATCGACAATCACGTGATGTGCTAGCTGAAGCATTCGATTGGCAGACTTGGTTGTGGATGCCATGGGTCTTAATGTCTTATTTCATCAAAGCAAGAAAACGAAAGCTTAGTATCACGGATTATGTAGTTCATGATATTTCATACCCCTATCAGCAGAGTAGTAAAGGAGAAATGGAATGA
- a CDS encoding MBL fold metallo-hydrolase: protein MINHITVIKTGKAMQRPFWTKAGGTFRKKEYPIYCIELEHEKLGKILIDTGYGNQFLSRLASLPRIVYGKLFIEKKESVNEKCSIAVQTYEWVILSHFHPDHIGGLGELNYRKLIISSEIEGLIKQPRIQQLRQGFFTELMPKSIEQVDFIEHSKKINLPELQVEAYDLFGDRSVCAIPMEGHAVGQSIFYVQTVEGPVLLAIDVAWHVESITEHRFPKIVTKLIVHDYKEMKRNIRMLAKIHQENPDLPIVLSHCQNSLNWLKRWDQENGGCIVDYQEN, encoded by the coding sequence ATGATCAATCATATAACTGTTATTAAAACGGGGAAGGCGATGCAGCGTCCGTTTTGGACCAAAGCTGGCGGAACATTTCGAAAAAAGGAATACCCCATTTATTGCATTGAACTTGAGCACGAAAAACTAGGGAAGATTTTAATTGATACAGGCTATGGCAATCAGTTTTTATCTCGCTTAGCATCACTGCCGCGAATTGTCTACGGGAAATTATTTATTGAAAAGAAAGAGTCTGTAAATGAAAAATGCTCTATAGCTGTACAGACTTACGAATGGGTGATTTTATCACATTTCCATCCGGACCATATAGGCGGATTAGGGGAGCTGAACTATCGTAAATTGATAATATCTTCTGAAATCGAAGGGCTAATAAAGCAGCCGCGTATTCAACAATTAAGACAAGGCTTTTTTACAGAGCTAATGCCTAAATCAATAGAACAGGTGGATTTTATTGAACATAGTAAGAAAATAAACCTACCCGAGCTACAAGTTGAAGCATATGATCTATTTGGCGATCGCAGTGTTTGTGCGATTCCAATGGAAGGACATGCTGTCGGACAATCGATTTTTTATGTTCAAACAGTAGAAGGCCCCGTTTTACTGGCCATTGATGTTGCCTGGCATGTAGAATCGATTACCGAACACCGTTTTCCAAAAATTGTGACTAAATTAATCGTGCACGATTATAAAGAAATGAAACGCAATATCCGGATGTTAGCGAAAATTCATCAAGAAAATCCTGATCTTCCAATCGTGCTTTCCCATTGTCAAAACTCACTGAATTGGCTAAAACGATGGGATCAAGAGAATGGAGGCTGCATCGTTGACTATCAAGAAAATTAA
- a CDS encoding F390 synthetase-related protein, translated as MEAASLTIKKIKPFISTYLDVSYQRYLSIKHPERFRQFQKKRLNRHLKRIVSKSPYYRSLINEQEEISLSDFPIMNKAVMMKEFDQLNTKGISLLQAKKVALQAEENRDFAPKIGTVSVGLSSGTTGNQGVFLVSDEETVQWSAAMMNKALDRKKFHGQAIVIAFFMRANNNLYETINQGNIQLHFFDLLHPVEENLKQLKQLKPNVIVAQPSMLRMIANFFDKESLDFSLKEVFSIAEVLEEVDKEFIEQRLSCRLKEIYQATEGFLGISCHHGTLHLNEEIVYIEKEYLADDSTRFVPIITDLYRTTQPLIRYRHTDILVERVTPCPCGSSFIALEKIEGREDDCFIFGEGKEAQVIFPDFIRYAITRSSEEIRQFKCIQQTRQIIEVTLELSPQALESEIIQTVKAKLKALVKDVDEQKALTITINVASLDYEQDQKMRRVISNVKGGER; from the coding sequence ATGGAGGCTGCATCGTTGACTATCAAGAAAATTAAACCTTTTATAAGTACCTATTTAGATGTAAGCTATCAAAGGTATTTAAGCATAAAGCACCCTGAAAGGTTCCGACAATTTCAGAAAAAACGTTTAAACCGTCATTTGAAAAGGATAGTGTCTAAATCCCCTTACTATCGAAGCCTTATAAACGAACAAGAAGAAATCAGTCTCAGCGATTTTCCAATCATGAATAAGGCTGTGATGATGAAAGAGTTCGACCAGCTAAATACCAAGGGAATTTCACTGTTGCAAGCCAAAAAAGTTGCACTTCAAGCGGAAGAGAATCGTGATTTTGCCCCTAAAATAGGCACAGTTTCTGTTGGTCTTTCCTCTGGGACTACAGGGAATCAAGGCGTCTTTTTAGTAAGCGATGAAGAGACTGTCCAGTGGTCTGCAGCTATGATGAATAAAGCCTTAGACCGTAAAAAATTTCATGGACAAGCAATTGTGATCGCCTTTTTCATGCGCGCCAATAACAATTTGTATGAGACAATCAACCAAGGAAATATTCAGCTTCATTTTTTTGATTTGTTGCATCCAGTAGAAGAAAATTTGAAGCAGTTAAAACAATTGAAACCCAATGTGATCGTTGCACAGCCGTCGATGCTCAGAATGATTGCTAATTTTTTTGACAAAGAATCACTGGATTTCTCACTAAAAGAAGTTTTCAGCATTGCCGAAGTTTTGGAAGAAGTTGACAAAGAATTTATTGAGCAGCGATTATCCTGTCGATTAAAAGAAATCTATCAAGCAACGGAAGGCTTTCTTGGAATCAGCTGTCATCATGGGACACTACATTTGAATGAAGAGATTGTTTATATTGAAAAAGAGTACTTAGCAGATGATTCTACTCGATTTGTACCAATTATCACGGATCTTTATAGAACTACTCAGCCTTTGATTCGCTATCGTCATACTGATATCTTAGTTGAGCGGGTGACTCCTTGCCCTTGTGGTAGTTCGTTTATAGCCTTGGAAAAAATTGAAGGCCGTGAGGATGATTGTTTTATTTTTGGTGAAGGGAAAGAAGCACAAGTCATTTTTCCTGATTTTATTCGTTATGCGATCACACGCTCAAGTGAGGAAATCCGACAATTTAAGTGCATCCAGCAAACGAGACAAATAATTGAGGTAACCTTGGAACTTTCACCGCAGGCACTTGAATCAGAAATCATACAGACTGTAAAAGCAAAGCTTAAAGCATTAGTAAAAGATGTCGATGAACAAAAGGCATTAACGATCACTATTAATGTCGCTTCGTTAGACTATGAACAAGACCAAAAAATGCGCCGTGTGATTTCTAATGTAAAAGGAGGAGAGCGCTGA